The DNA segment TTGAACGGCTGCGCTGGCGTCCTGCTCGTTTTTCGCGGGCTACAGGAATCACTTCGGGATCATCACGCAGGCTCGTTTCCTCTGCAGCTGTAGGTTTGGTCTTATGACCGGTCGGAGTTATGGCGGTTGTGGTATTGATAGCAACGCCGTTACGAACCACAAAGTTGCTTTGCGGAACTGTTTTGGCGTTACCTGCACGGCCTCTGAAGAGGATAACTTCCTCGCTGGAATCAGATTCGGCCAATGATGGCTTCCGAATGGGAACCAGGGGTGGCGGATGGACAGCACGGTGTTTGTCTCGGATAGCTTTATCTCCGCTAACgtcaaagaaaaagaggtcTTGTGCCTGTTCTTGGGGAGTCTcgctggaggggttgtcttgAGACGTCGAGTTGGAAAGAAccatcttgcccttggccgCTGAATCTAGCTCAACGAGAGTCGTCTTCTCTATGACAGCCTCCGCGGATACGTTGAGGTTGACGTCTACGGTAGTGATGTCCATGTCGTCGGCCTTGCTCTCTGTAGCCTCGCCAGGGGGAACTTTGTCTTGCTCGATATCTTCAAGAAGTTTTAAAGGTTCGCTGTATCCAGCACTAACAAACGATACAGGCTTTTGTCGAAGTTTCACCGTACCGGAAGTCCAGGCTGAGTCAAGGTGGTGGGACTGAGTGTTCCTAACCTCATCCTTCAAAGAAAAGTCTGTTGGCGTTAGATGAGATAAGTCCTGCAACCAAGCCAGGGCGGAATCTGGAAATCGTACCATTTGAGTGCGCAACACTCTGGAAAAACGTCGTTGAGGAAAAGGAACTGACATGGCCCTGGACTCCGGGGGTAGATCGAAGGTGAGCAGCCTTGGGGCCTGCATATGGCCGCTTTCCCCTCTTTGGCGGCATAGTCGTCAAAAATATAAATCCTATCGTTTGAAGaagcgggagaaggggattCCGAATTCAGCGAAAACCGGCAGGTAGTGCAATGCCGAATATTTTATGCGGACAACTCTGGTAGTAGAATGAATAAGCTGCGGTGGCGTAGACGAAATACCAGGGGTCGAAGTCGGTTCTTGGCGTGTTTTCTGGATGTTGGGAACGAAAGTCCAAAGAGAGTGAAAATCTCCCAGCTTATCCAGTCACATGCCTTCCAGATAAACTTGTGGCCTGGCAAGCGATGTCTGGGGATGGAGCAGTGCTGTCGTTGCCTCAGTGGCAGGAGGATGTCATGAAAGTCTAGCTTTGTATTACTCTTGGCACGCAAGGAAGGTACACTGTTGGAATtggagggttagggtaatCGTAGATTTGACCCAAAGGGCTTGGCGGTTGCCGGGTGTGCACTCGGCAGGCAGCCTTCGCCACAGCTGGCATCTGGTCGTTGTGGAGACCCCCGCGACTCATATGACATACCTCCCTTATGAGCTTGTCCTACCTCTCACCTCTCAAGATCAACCCAGCTTTCTTCCTTCCAGCCTTCTGGCCGTTCCAAAGTCAAACATTGCCGTGCTGCTCCTTGTGGTGTTCCGTCCCATATCGTTTCTTTCGCCAACTTCATCTGTTCTTTGCCTTTGGGCCATTGCTAGAGCTATTTTATCTCCTGCGCAGTGACACTGCATGCCCTTCTTTGTTAGTTCACGCTACAGTGTAGCTGGTGtcctcaagaagctcacaGGATCCATCCGATCAGGAGGACAGAGCTTCTAGCAGGCCAGCATTAACTTCCACCTTGTTTTTGAACCACATTGAAAATCACTGCCGCGACCGTATTCTTTTCCGCTTCTCTGCTTTGTTATATCTTCACCAAATCTGATGAAGTCGATGCGCTCAGGCAGCAACAACTGGCAATCGGCCGTCTCGGAAACATCACCCAAGATCGCGACTGCGATGGAGGCAGCGATATCCGCCGGGGCCGAGGTCAGCCGTGTAGGCCGACGCATCTTGCAGAGAATCTGGGACCCAGAACCTACCAATGATCGAAGCAGCAATGAACcagtgtggtgtttgggttgcTCATATCTCCTCGATACAAAAGAATACGGCACACCCCCtacgctcaccaccagcacaccaCCCGCAGATGCCACTCTTACCGCTATAGTACCCGAGCCTGGGGCAGGCGTGGAATCGGAGCCACGAAGAGCCACAGAGAAGGCGGGAGTGCCGGTGAATACATCGAATGCAAAAGCAGTTCCCCCCATTCCCGTTGCGGCTAGTGGTCAGCACCAGCTACAAGTGCCCGAAACACCTCCTCTCTCCGTTGCCAGCAGTTTTGATTCAGCTCTTGCATACGAAGAGCCCGGTCAAGATGGCGGCTGGCCCCCGGCCTTTCTCGATGATTTCGAGTCCCGCATATGGATGACATATCGTACCGGATTCGAAGTAATTCCTCGCTCGACCGACCCGAAAGCGGCCGCAGCCTTGTCCTTCACCATGCGATTCAAGACTTCTTTTGGGGACCAGACCGGCTTTTCATCAGATACGGGCTGGGGATGCATGATCAGGTCTGGGCAGAGCTTGTTGGCCAATGCAATGTTGATCAGCCGTGCAGGACGTGGTAAGGAATCTCCGGCCATGCTTGCTATAGTGTGTGAACTGTTGCTGATTTGTCTCTCTTGTGCAGCTTGGAGACGACCGACGAACCCTGACATCGAACGCGAAATCGTGTGCCTATTCGCAGATGATCCTCGTGCTCCATATTCCATACAGAACTTTGTCAACCATGGTGCAGCTGCTTGTGGAAAGTACCCTGGAGAGTGGTTTGGCCCATCTGCGACGGCACGGTGCATCCAGTACGTGACCCTTCTGTGGATGGAAACTTGACTCTAACAAACAACAGGGCTCTGGCCAAGAAGCACGATAGCTCCCTGCGAGTGTACCTGACACGAGATCTTCCTGAAGTATACGAAGACAACTTCATGTCAACCGCGAACCCTGACGGCAACCACTTTCACCCGACATTAATTCTGGTATCTACGAGGCTGGGGATTGACAAGATCAACCCAATCTACCATGAAGCGCTCATATCTACCTTACAATTGCCACAAGCCATTGGTATTGCTGGGTAAGCAAGTCCTGATGCACCTTGCATATTCATGCTCTCTAGCCTCCGTCTAACACACTCCAGCGGACGcccgtcatcatcccacTACTTCATCGGTGCTCAGGGGCAATGGCTCTTTTACCTCGATCCCCATCACCCACGGCCAGCGCTTCCTTATCGAGAGAATCCGAACGACTATACCATAGAAGAATTGGACTCCTGCCACACCCGACGATTGCGGCATCTCCACGTAGAAGACATGGACCCTAGCATGCTCATTGGCTTTCTCatcaaggatgaggatgattgGGATCTGTGGAAGAGCTCTGTCAAGCATGTTCAGGGCAAGGCCATCATCAATGTCTCGCCTCATGACCCGGAGCACGGGATGGGTTTCGGTCGAGCTGGAGCgattgatgaggtggagacACTGagtgacgaggacgacacAGATACGGTGCTTGATTTATGACTTGTTTGGAGGTAATATTTTGGGATATGGCAACAAGTAGTTCTGGGGAAAGGGGCGTTGCCAACGCCGTGGTGTGCATGCCCAGGTTAGGGGACTCTCAACAAAACCTTCTCCCCGCTATGATGTTTGAGAATCGAGGACACTCTGCTCGATTAGATGATGCACAGCACTAGCTGATACACGCACCGGTATGGTGATtatttctttctcttctgttTTCCAGATTTACCAGGCGTGGCAGAGACCGGAGCTGCATGGTTGAGTTCTTTGATGTGGTCGAAGAGCTTGTTCTTGCTTGGGAATGCCTCTTTACATACCATACATTGTAGCTGAAGCCCAGCAGTCAGCATCGAATATCATTATTGAGCTTTGCAATACTCAGAAACCTACCGAATCCTGGATTTGTGACTCTGCCTGCCGAGctgctttcttttctcgcTTCAGTTTCGCCTTACCAACCTTTTTACCTGGCGCCGGTTCGCTGAGTGTGAGGTTGGCAACGCTCGCAGCTGTAGAATCTGCCAAGTCTCCGCTATCGTCTGCTTGTGGCTGTGACACCTTCTTGGTGGCTCCTGCCCCGTTGACAATGCGCTCTTCCACCGTGGAACGTGGTGCATACTCGTCATCTTCTGGACTCGACGATGATTGTGTGCTCTGTTCTTGATCATCATCCTGCTCGACGGGCCcttgcttttcttctccgGTCCTCCCGTCCTCAGAAACCAGCGGTGCTGTGTTGGTCAtgtccctctctctctggaTGACTTGCGCGTCCTGCTCTGGCTGTGGAGACTGCGGCGTAGATGCCCCTGGTGAATCTTGAGGATTTAGATCGAAGTGCATGTTTTCCTTTCTCATCTGTCTTTTCAACTGCTGTACTGCCTTGATATGTTTCTTGCTCTTTTCGTGAGCCTCGAACTGTTTCTCACTCCTAAACGTCTTGTTGCACACCACGCATTCgatctcctcaacctcggaCTCTTCTTCCGACATGGAAAACTCGCCCTCGTAGTCTTGGTGTTCTTTCGGCTGCGCCCAGTCTGGCACCACGTACTCGGCCATCTTTTCCTGGTGCGCTGCTCGCGACCGGGCCGCCTGGGCTGCCGCGGAATTGCGAAGGACCTGCTGCCGTTCCGCCTCAGACTGTGTGTTGGGAACATAACGGGGATCTCTTTTCTTGACAAACGCAACGAAAGAGAGGACCGCATCGTTAAATTCTCTGATGCCTTCATCGCGGAgcttcttgttctccttttccatcaAGCGACGGATCCTCCTGTCTGGTGCGTGCGCAAGATGATGCACATCCTTCCACTGAAAGGATTTCCTCGTCGAGAAGCTTGACCACACATTATAAAACGACTTGCCCACCGTGTTGTAGTCGTCTTCCGCTTTGCCAAACGGTGGGTAGTGTGTGGGGGTGGTTCCGTCCCACTCGCAGGCTGCAGCTTCTTCTGCGGCAAGCTGTTCGAAGAAGACGTTCAATATCCCAAAGAAACCACGCGGGCTGTCATCCATCGGTACGCTGGAATTGAATCGACTCATCAGTGCAAAGACAGCATTCGCCGAGGTGTGATTGCCGGGGTCCTGTCCGCCAGGCGCACCCCCAGCCACTTCGTCATCACCCCTGAGGATAGCATCTCGATGCGAGTCGTACCAAGCTCGTTCCTGGGGGTCCGATAGTATTTCGTATGCTGTTTGTAGCTCGGCAAACTTCCGCGTCGCGTTCTCGGTATCGTGGTAGTTGCGATCGGGATGCAGCTCCAACGCCTTTTTCTTGTAGGCCCTCCGAATTCTACATCCAAAAGGCCTCAAAGTCAGACTACATTCATCTTGTACGGGAGCAGGGAgtctctctcactcttcgTCCGGCACCTGACGATCAACCCCTAGAACTTCATAATAGCATGTTTTCTGCTgggtgacggtggtggccgCCTGACTGGCACCCCGAGGTGTGGATTGGTCGGCTCCCATTCGTATAATAAAGGGTGTTTTGATAGTTGGGTGCTCAGGGTTCTACACGTCCGCTGAAGAGAGTGAAAACGAATCAAGAAGCATGTGCATGTTTCCATGCTCCTGGGAAGTAGGGGTCCGAGAGTCCTTCCAGAGACGTTTATGCTTGTCATGCTGCCAACATTTTAGTGGAGCCATGGCGGGGGCGGGGCTACTGTTGGAAATCTTGATGGAGACCATTCTGGTGGGCTGacccatcaccacaaacCTACAGGGCCAAATGACGACGAAATCCCGATTGGGAAAAGTGGCATGTGTCTCAATGCCCACCACAAAATAAGCGGTGCATCTAGACTTTTCACGGATACATGGCGAGGTCGGACGAGCGTTGAGGGGTTCAGGGTTCAGGGTTGTTTACGGGTTGAGAAAGGAGAGATGAACACGCTCGATTCCGTCTGATTCCTTCTTTTCGCTAGCTTGAACGCTCCGAACGTTTGGCCGCTGCTCAAAGGCGCCATTACAAACCTCTTGCTTGACAAACTGCAACCGCCACCCATTTTGTCACGTTGACTGTGGGGAATTGGCTAGGGGGGAGGCCAAGCAACCACTACCAGGTGTCCTATCCTTGGCTTCCGCGCTTTGGCTGGTCTGGCCGTCTGTCACCTCGTCTTGAACCACCTTCACCGAGAAGCAACATTACCTATAAatcccctcccgccccatCTTGACCCGCGACTGCAAATTCGGCACCCTGAGAAGCATATCGAGCGCCTTGTCCCGCCATGCACATGCCATCCTCGCAGTTACATTTTAAGCCAGCCAGGTCAGTGGTAACATTACGATGAAATTCGGCCACGCCTTCAAGGAGGCCTTGGAGGCTGAGACCTATCCAAGACACTGGGTAGACAAGGCGGTTCCCTATCGTCAGCTCAAAAAGATCCTTGGTAAGGTGCGGGAGGAGCTGATAAACAATGGCTACGATCCGGACACGTTACAAAAGCTGGTAGCTGAGCGAAACGCCGAATACCGCTTAGAGTCGGACGACTCCCATCTCCTGAGACCCAAACTGGTTGTGCGTCCAGCCACTACAAGTGCTCAACCTCTGGATCAGAAAACAGAAGTCGACTCGCTGCCAGAATCACCAGTATCTCtatctcccacctcttccgCCAGCACAGAACCTGGACCATCAGCCTTGACACATGACTCTGCGCCCCCGTGTAGCCATcgccagcaacaaaccaGTGACGGCGAGTGGGTTGACGTCCCGTTGGATGCCGATGCTCGCTTTTTCAGTGTCCTCCAGCAGGATGTCAATGAGTTGGATACTCTCCAGGACAAGGAGCGGGTTGCCATGATCGAAAACATCCACGTGATTGGAAACGAGATCGCACAAGTAGCCAGACCGCGAAAACCAGTCATCGACTTCTCCCGGTCAGATCTGTATCGCTGGCGCGAGATTCTGGACCTTTACCTCTCGGCCgaggtcttcttctccaccaacgAGGTTTCCGGCGGTGCTCGCAGCAGCGACAGAGCTCGCAAGCAACTCGTCTGGTTCCAAGAAGAGGTGGGCAAGCGCCAGCTGCCGCAGAAGTTCAAGATTAAGTCCAGCGCCGTCGCCTTCCAACACTTCCTCTCGTTGAATGCCACGCTACTGCAGAACTTGCAGTTCCAGGAACTGAATCAGACAGCCATAACAAAAATAATCAAAAGTAGGCTCTCGGAATGCTCAGGGTGCCACTCGTCCCATCTTCAAGCCGTCCACTAGACTAACCCGCTCCCTCTTTTGCTGTAGAATTCGACAAGAGAACGTCCCTGGGGGTGAAAAAGACTTTTCCAAAAGTCATGAACTCGGCACACTTCATCTCCGAGACCATATCCAAGGACATCTGCGCCCAGCTGTCTCGAGACGTCATCAGCCTTGTCCCACAAGTCGTGGATTACACGTGCATTGTCTGTAAGTGACACATATGTTGTGCAGCCTAGCGGGTGGGCTGTGTCTCGGTGCTGAGGCCAGGAGAGAACCAATGTAATGTCTTCGATACTgacctccctctctctaTCTCACACAGGCCTCTCCATATGTTGGCTGCCCATCCGACTGGACTGCGACCATCTGTTTTGCATCCGGTGCATGATCAAGATGCAAAACAGGCAAAAGCGCTTCTGCCCGCTATGTCGAGCCGATGTGATTCAACGGGCCAACGAAAGTATGTTGTCTCTTTCAATCCCGCTGTTTCATGAATCCTGGTCGCTAACCTTCCACACAGCACATATTGATATGGAGCTCGTTCGATACTTGGAAAGGTGGTTTCCaaaggagaccaaggagaagcagaggAACAACGAGGACGAGCGGCGAAAGGAGCTCCTGGGCGATTTGTACGTGGAAGGTGCACAGCCGCCGTGTATCGTGATGTGATCCCTGTGCAAGGGAAGCAAAAAAGGAAGGGATAATTTACCTAATGGAAGTTGTACATAAAGTCAGACACAGTGATACCTCAGCAGGAGTTTTGAGCGAATTGGGTATGGTAGCATTACGGGGGctttggttgatgttgctttCAAATTCTATGCGTTCTACACGGAACTGCCTATTGCGAGCCGTGCTCTGCTACATGCAATGCAGCTTCAAACACCTTTACAATTTCAGCAGTGTCCTCCAACCCGACGCTGATGCGGATCAGATCAGGGTCAACACCAAATTGCGACGCCCATTCCAACTCTTGATAGTGAGCCAGAAGCACATAGGGGGATGTCAACGTGAAGTTGGTTCCCAGGCTTGGCCCCTTGGCTGTGTCAACAGCATCATAAAATGCAACAGCCTGCTCCTTGCGGTGGAACACGACCGAGATCAACCCGCCGTACCCTCCACCAGGAACCTTGCAGGCTTCGTAGTTGGCGCTGGACTCGTTGTCACGCGGGTAAAAGACCGccttgatgagcttgttCTCACGAAACACATCACAGATGGCCTCAGCGTTGGCGTTGATCCGTTCAATCCGAGACGCAAAGTCCCGGCTATTTCGCTCCATGAACATGACATCCTCGGGCCAGTATGTGTCCTCGTACCCCGTGCGGGCAAAGTCTTTTAACGCAGAGTAGTATCGACTGTTTGGGTTAAAGATGGCACTGCCTCCCATGACGTTGCAGTCACCCGAGAAGATCTTGGTCAAGCTAGAGACGACGATATCGGCGAAGGGGAGAACGTTGATGTTGGCAAAGGTCCCGATTGTTTCGTCCACCACGACGGCAAAGTCGTACTTGTCGGCCATCTCGCGGATGCGGGCAAGATTGGGGCAAGTGAGGAGCGGATTGCCCGGGAATTCACAAAAGAGCCCCAGGAAGCGCTCGCCTGCTTTCAGCCGAGCTTCGAGGTCGTCAAGGTCGGCCTCGGACGCATTGCCGTAGAAGACGCATCCAGGGCCAAACTTCTCAAGAATCTTGAGGGTGTCAACATAAGGGAACCCGAAGTTGACCGACTTGAGACCTCCACGCGCTCCAAGAAGGGCACGGTGAGCGTTAAAGATGGCGTTCATGCCGGCTGGGAAAAGATAGATGTCGTCCTCGCGGAGGTTGACAACACCACGGGTATTAGATTCCATCTCCTTTTCGGGCACCGGGCTAGCTGTTAGTTCACGATCGCTTCTGAGCGCCCCGGCAATTCGCCGTTTGATGGCCGATTTGGCGGgctcaacaaaagaaacatcCAGGTTCCGACCGAAGCGCTCCTCCAAGAATCGCGACGTCTCCTCTCTGTCAGGGACGGTTGTTGACGTTTgggatgtggttgatggcttTCCTGCGTCGAGAGAGCCCCTTCGTTGGTAACGCTTTGGTCCTCTGCATGGCTTTGGGCTCATGGGCGCAGCCGTGTTCTTGGGGGATTCATCCACACGCAACAGACCATCCTTGAAGAGACTGTGACAGAACTCTGCCCTGCGGCTAGAGACACCATCGCCCGTGTGCTGCCAATACTGCTTCAGAAAACTGAAACCCTCGGGAGAGCAGATGACGGCCGAGATAGAGGGAGATAGCCCACGAAGAGCCTTGGACTGCGGGTTTGCCGGGTCAAGAACCAGATGCAGAACTTCAAGAGATGACACGATGGCAGGAAGAGCGCGTAATTTGACAAAGCTCACACACCGGGCAGCAACCTGACGAGTTGGGAACAGAAAAGCAACCAGCCCTTTCCGCCCAATTTTCTCCAGAATGTCTTTGGCAAAAGCTTGGATGCTCCTGTGgatgaagaagctggagaataGACTGCCGTTTTAGTATCATGGCACATGATCAAGACCTTTGAAAATGAATGGTGCGAGCAAAAGATGAAGCAAGTGACATACCGAGGATAACCAGTGGTCATACTGCCAACAACCCagtcctctccttcttcataACCAACATTTGCTCTCCACGTTGGTAGTGACACACTCACCGCCTAAGCAATCATCGAGATGTTGTGGTTAGCCACCAAGACCGAACATGTTTAAACAATAAGAGTGACCATAAAGTTGCTTACATGCTCCGTGTGCGGCGGGATAGACTCGCCGAGGTTGAAGGCGGGCATTGTATCTCAAGAAGCGTAGAGTCACAGTTTTGACTCGGTTGTTGCGCTCCTAATTTTGCAATCTCTCTGTCCTCGGCTTCGACAGCACGCAGAGCGTGATAAGATGGCGTCTGTTATGAGGTGGTGTACGCCGAAATCAGCGAGATTCCCCAAGTTTCTAGACAGGAGAGGAAATGGTCGAGCTCGATTGGTGGTACGGATACTGTCAAGGGGGATGGTACACTAAAACGGTCCAAGGTAGAGATGTGTGGTGGGTGCAGAGTGGATGGGTGTACCCACGTTTCCGACGTCCAAAATTGTCCAATTATGAACTTTATTTTATACTAATGGAATGTTCCACGTCCCTGTATCCTGTCCATCGTCTTAACTATGCCGCCACAAACTGCGTGGGATGGCGTGGGTTGGACTATCAAAGCGAACAGTTGCACATTATATTCCGAGTATCGGAGGCAAAAAATGGAGTCATTTTTTCTACCGGCTTCCTGATTTCTTGGATGTGTCTACATGCCTTACGGGTAACCAGCTTGTATCCCTCCCGCCACTACCAGCGAAACACATGGCATTCAACACCAAACAAGAGCAGAAAGAAGCACTGTCTGGTGCCGCTATGTCAGTGGGCAGTGACCAAGTGTGCTTGCCATGCCAAATGGTGTCAATGAAGCTTTGTGGACAGCGACCCCCACCTTTCCGGAACGTGCCCCACTCTTGCCACCTACACCTCAATCTTCCCAGTCATCGAAGGACACAAGGATTGGCAGAGGACTAGAAGTGAGAGAGAATCTCAATAGAAGACACTTTAGCAGGTTGCAAGTGGTATACCGGCGGCAACCAACCGTTTGATTCTGCCCGTGTTATGAAAACAAAATGTTCGGCCTATACATATGTCTGCATATTTCGGATGACAGGGGTCCCAGTCTTGCGGCACTCCGGGCCCGGATGGGTCCCGTAGACGGTTGGTAGTTACGGATATGAGCTCCCGACGCCGTCGAAGCCGGTGGTGACTGGCGGCGGTCCACCGTTGTAGCAGTCCAGTGCCATATTCACACCAAGTCggaccaccacgaccacttTGTAAGCATGGCCGGTACATCCAATTTAGATCCAGGCCCTATCCTGCCCGGTTCATTAACTCTAGCTTACATATGTCCACCATCCGTTTCTTTGCTCCCACCCTGAAAATGTCATGACCCAATGCACCTGTTCCCCCAACCGGTAATCTTTGCATGTATCCATCTCCGCCATGATTTAGCTGCTCCCAGCACGTGATGCCCTCCTGAAAAAGCCAAACAAAAAATATAAAAAGAGAGCAGTAAAAGAAAGTGAAATCATCATACAGATCGCTCTGTGCCAAAACTAGCATGCTCTCACCAGTTCGGAAGAGTAGGTAGCCAATATGCGTCGCCTATATGCTCTAAATCAGATATCGTCATTAACGACTCCTCCGGCTTCCAACACAGCTAATGCTATCGCTGGGCGCAATGctgtcagcatcatcatcgtcgtcgtcctccccaTAGCGAGCGCGACTGCTTCCTCCACTGCTCCGGGGAAGTGGCGCATGGCGGGCTGAATAGTATGCACCAGCTCGATTATCGCTGGGGTAGGTGGCCTCGCGAGCTGAGAGATACGGCGGTGCCCTCCCACTTGCGAGGAGCGGGTCGCGCGCCGACGTATACGGAGAAGCCCGGCTATCTGAGAATGGGATGTGACGGGCCGAGCCATAAATCTCCTCCCGGCTGTATCCTCGAGGACTGTCGCTAACCTTGTATGTTGTTGTGGTTACACGACTGCCCGACCTTGAGTGCGAGACAGGATGTGATGACGGCAGATAAGCATCAGCTGGCGATGCGCGGAGCGTATTACTGGACCTTTGGCTGCGCGAAGACACGTAGCTATCCCGTTCTGGGCCATCATACGTATACCCACGTTGGACAATGGGCGGATGTttggaggacttggagcTCACATAACCGCGGTACTCGGGCTCCCCGAGAAGATATGGCTCGCGGCTGTTGGCTGCTTCACTGCGTGGGCGTACAGAAGCCCGCGAACGAGGTATTGAGTGACGGCCCCGCGCATCGTCATAGGCGCCATCCACATCTCTGCTCCTCGGCGAGGTGACTTGGGTATATCGAGCAACGTAGTCTGGCCCTTGCCTCCGATAATCGAGACCGGAACCATACTCGTCAGAATACCGCCCCTTATCCGCGGGCCGCTCCGTGTCCAAATACCGGCCTTTGCGATCCAAATAGCTGTCATACTTGTCCGGGAAGGTGGAGCGGCGGCTGAAGGGGGGGGCATCATAGTCGTCGTGCGCCGAAGCACGGGTGCGGTCGCCCTTGACCATGTTGTAGGTGAGAGCAGCTCCGGCAGCAACGCCAGCAACCCCGAGCAAAGTTCCGACAACAGCGCCGGCACTTAGTCCGGTCGAGTTCTCCCTGGCCGAGGCAGTCGGTTCGTAGTTGAAAGTGCCCGTCGTGACACCGCGCTTCAATCCTGCcgcggggggaggaggccttCTCACGTCGTGGtcgtggccgtggtggtcgtcctcgtcgtcgtagtCTCCGACTTCTACTTCTTCTTCGTAGTCGTGGTAGCTCAGCGAGCGTCGTGGATCAGCCCGGGGTGGGCCGCTGTACGCAGAACTGGCACCAGCAGGGGCGGGTCGTGACGAGCCTGCCACGTCGAAATTCCAGGTCAATATACGGCCTGCTTCTTCGTCGGTTGACCGTGTGCGCCGGACAGTCGAGCCGCTGTAGTGTGGAGGGTAGTGGAGAGGGGGCTGGTACACAATCTCCATGATGTTGTAGTCCAAGTCACTTATAACCACGCGGGTCCCGCCACTGTGCGTTGTCGCCCGGTGGGCAGACGCGCCACTGGCCGCCGGGTAGGCCTCGGCAGGGTGGCGCAAGTATGATGTGTCCCGAAGATCGGGATTAGCCCGAAATGCAAACTCAAAGGCTTCGTCGGCCGCGCCTGGCGAGGGAGCGGTGACCGCTATGCGTGAGCGCCTCAGGGGCCGGTCTCTGCTTGCGACCACCTGGCGGAGCTGGAAAACTGGATCCCGTTCTGACTTGCCAAATGTAACCGACGGGAAGTGCCCGCGCTCTGTGCTGATGTGTCGAAGGCCCAGAGGTTCAACAATGGCAGAATAGAAAGAcaatgatgaggagaggtcctccacctcgaggAAAGGGAGTTGGGGCATTTTACacggggagaaggggtgAGGGGATCCAGGGCGGTTGTGCCTCAGCGGAAAGGCAGCAGCCTTCGGCAAGAGCACAATGACAAGGAGCCTGTGTGATaagtgtggtggtgcaaCGCGACGGCGGCAGCAATAGGCCGGCAAACGGTCGAACTGCGTGCCCA comes from the Podospora pseudocomata strain CBS 415.72m chromosome 5, whole genome shotgun sequence genome and includes:
- a CDS encoding hypothetical protein (EggNog:ENOG503PD4G), with translation MPQLPFLEVEDLSSSLSFYSAIVEPLGLRHISTERGHFPSVTFGKSERDPVFQLRQVVASRDRPLRRSRIAVTAPSPGAADEAFEFAFRANPDLRDTSYLRHPAEAYPAASGASAHRATTHSGGTRVVISDLDYNIMEIVYQPPLHYPPHYSGSTVRRTRSTDEEAGRILTWNFDVAGSSRPAPAGASSAYSGPPRADPRRSLSYHDYEEEVEVGDYDDEDDHHGHDHDVRRPPPPAAGLKRGVTTGTFNYEPTASARENSTGLSAGAVVGTLLGVAGVAAGAALTYNMVKGDRTRASAHDDYDAPPFSRRSTFPDKYDSYLDRKGRYLDTERPADKGRYSDEYGSGLDYRRQGPDYVARYTQVTSPRSRDVDGAYDDARGRHSIPRSRASVRPRSEAANSREPYLLGEPEYRGYVSSKSSKHPPIVQRGYTYDGPERDSYVSSRSQRSSNTLRASPADAYLPSSHPVSHSRSGSRVTTTTYKVSDSPRGYSREEIYGSARHIPFSDSRASPYTSARDPLLASGRAPPYLSAREATYPSDNRAGAYYSARHAPLPRSSGGSSRARYGEDDDDDDADSIAPSDSISCVGSRRSR